In Methylobacterium sp. WL1, the sequence GGTCTCCGCCTCGTTGTACGTCGCATTCGGCTCCAGCATCCGCGTGTTGACGTACCCGGTGACGGACTTCTCGTCGATGCCCCGCAGCTTGCGCGCCCCGAGCAATCGCTTGAGGGTGTCGAGCCGGCCCTTCAGGCCCCGGTACCTCGCACCCTCGCGCTTCGAACTGTTGGCTGCCGGCTTCGTCTGGTCGATGCGCCAGTCGATGATCTCCCCCAGGGTGACCTCGGAGGCGCGCACCTTGCCGTCGTCTTCGAGCCTGCGCGTCATCAGCGCGATGGCGAGCGCGGCTTCCGCCTCGCCCCGTCGCGATGCGGGCAGCCCGAGGGAGCGGACCTTCCCGTTCGTCCTCAGGCAGCACTGGGGCTCCCCGTCGACGGGACGGTCCTTACGCGTGATGATTTCCGGCATCTTGGGCTTGGGCCCGCCCTTGCAGGCATGGCCCATCGCCTGCCCGAGCTGCTCGCCGATGGCAGCCCTCAGGCGCTCCGCCAACTTGTACCTGGCCTTCGGGGCCGCGGATTCTTGCGAATTCCCGCTCATGTCGCTATCGTCCTCGTGTCGATGCGGCCCTCGGGCCGCGTTGCGCGCACGACGATCCGGCTCGTCTCGCCAAAGCTTCGCCGGATCGTCTTCGATCTGCCCGTGAGGGCGGCAGCCCCGTCGGTTCGCCGGCGGGGTTTCTCGTTCATGGGCCCGTCATGGGACGGTGCCCGGACACTTCGCTTCCTCCCTCGCGCCTCCCTGCCTGCGACGTCCCCTGCCCATGGCCCTGATGCCGGCGGGGGTCGTGAAGAACTTCCCGGCCAGGACCACCACGTCCAGGTCGCCCTGCCGCACGGCCGTCCTGAGCGTCGTCACCGTGATCGGCCCGCCCGGCCAGAACAACTTCGCCGCCTCGGCCAGGGTCAGCAGCTCGTCCTCCCCCCATTCCGATGGCCCTGGCCTCGCAGCGATCCGGTCGGGACGTCCGTTCTTCAAGGCCAAGATATTCTCTCATCTTGCATGGTTGCAGTCAAACAGGCAGGTTTCAAGTATTGAATAGTTTGTTCTTGTTTACTTGACTGATGCACATCGGCAATCCTTACGCCTTTGTCCATTGGTTCGGATGATCGGTCCTTGCACGTCCGGGCCGGACGGACCCACGGGAGGGCCAGGCCGCGACCGTCCGCGGGATGCATCCCTGGCCGATTCCCAGCTGACGCCAACGGCTTGGCCTGCATCGGGGCGCCGGGCATCATGCCCCGAGCGGGTCGCGCCTCCGTCCCGCCGGCGTGGAAGGACGGACGATCGTCTCCCCCCTGCCCGGGACGGAATTTTTTTTCGGGGGCGGTCGCGACGGCCGTCGGAGCATCGGCCCGTCCTCGGACCGAGCCGATCCATTCTCGGCTCATCGCTCCTCCCCCCGACTTCGTCTCGCGCCGGCGAGATCGATCACGTTGCCGTCGGGCGGGAGGCACCGCCTCCGCTTCAGGGCCCTGCGTTCGGCCTCGACCATCACCTCGGCCGCGACCGCGAGCCGCGCGCGCTCGACCGCCGCCTCGTAGACGCCGGCGCCGAGCTCGGTCCTGATCTCGACGAGGGAACCCAGCAGGGCCAGGACTTGCTCATCCATGGCGCGGCTCCCCCTGCCTGGGGGCGATGGACCTATGGCCATGAATGTCGGCCAATCGGTGGAAGGCCGCCCCGTCCACGACGCGCCGCTCGACCAGCAGGCGTGCGACGGCCTCGACGAGGGGCCTGTGACGGTGGACGAGGGCGAGGGCGACCCCGTACAGCCGTTGTAGATCCTCCTCGGCGGCGGCGCGGATCCTGGGATCGCGCTCAAGGACCTCGGCGGCGCGCTCGATGGACGAGCGTCGCACGAGGGTGCCGGCCATTCCGAGCGCCACGTGGCGCGCCGCGACGAGCGTGGTCGCCTCGCCAAGGTCGACGTGGCTTCCGGAGGAAACGCCCAGGCCGAGGGCCTCCTCGGCGGCACGTCCCCCCAGCAGGCCGACGACGTGGGTCTCGATCCCGGCCGGCGTCACCATCGCGTCCTCGCCGGGCGTGGAGACGGTCATGCCACCGGTATCGCCGGACGCGACGATGCTGATCCGTTGGACGGTGCCGCCGCCACCAACATGCACGCAGACGGCGTGACCCGCCTCGTGGGCCGCCCGGCGCCAGATCGCCGTCGCGGAACGTCCGTCGGCGGGCGCGGCCCGGCGGATCAGGTCCTCGACCGTCATCGCCCTGCCGTCGAGCCGCGCGGCATGCCGGGCGCTTTCCACCCACGACCTGGCCTCCGCCCCGGAGGCCCCGACCCCGACCGCGGCGACGCCGTCCAGGTCCGCGTCGGCGAGGTCGTCGCGCAGGTGCTGGCGCAGGATGCCGGCCAGGGCGACGGCGTCCGGGGGCTCGATGCGGATGACGCCGCCGAACCTGCCGGGTCGCAGCAGCGCTGCGTCGATCCGGTGCGGCGCATTCGTGGCGGCGACCACGATGATGCGCGAGGCATTTGCCCCGTTCAGGCCCAGGCCGTCGAGGAACGACAAAAAGGATCCAAGTATAGGCATCCAGTACGATGCATGCCTATCCTCGCCGCCGGCCCTCGTCGGGAGGGCGTCCGCCTCGTCGAACGCCAGGATGCACGGCGCAGAGGACGATGCGCGCAGCAGATCCTCCTGCATTCGACGCAATACATCGTCCAGGTAGCCCGAGCCGGCGAACCAGCTTGCGACGGAGGTGGTCACGACCGGTATCTGGCAGGACCGGGCGAGACTGCGCATCAACGTGGTCTTGCCGAGGCCCGGAGCGCTCGCAAGGCAGGCATTGAGCGTGCCGGCGGGCCATGGCCCCTCGCCCCGGCGCCATGCACGGACGCTGGCGACGACGCGCCGTGCCCACGCACCGGCCTCTCCGTAGCCGACGAGATCCTCGACCGGCGGCGCGTCGTCGTAGCCGCCGGCCACCATGGTCCTGGCGCCGGCGGTGGCCTCCAGTCGCCTGACCGCGGCCGAGGCGGTGCCGCCGGTCCGGATGGCCGCGAGGAAATCGGGGTAGTCCAAGCCTTGGACGGACGTCGGCATCCTGCGCGGACGCGTACCGGTCGCGTCGCGGATCACGGACCGCAGGACCGCGGCGGAGGGGTGGCCGACGCTCACCCGAAGGTCGCACGCGTCCATGTACGACCGCGGCACGTAGCGTCCCGGCAGCCAGGAAACGACGGCGACGCGACTGCCCATCGCGAGGAGTTCGACCAAGGCGGTCTCTCCTTCCGAAGCCAGGAGCTTGGGCTTGGCGGCGGCATCGCGCGCCTCGCAATGCGTCCATGACCCCATCGCCGAAACGGCGCGGCGTAGGGGCTGGACCCATGCGGGCGTCGGGGCCTCGATCAAGACGGACAGGCCGCGGGTGGTGGCGAAGCGGCGCGCTTGGGCCCGCGTCATCGCCGCGGTGAGCGCGGCCTTCGCCAACGTGTGGACGGGGGAGGTGACGGTGACCGGAGCGGCTTCCGTAGGCTCGTCTTCGCCTTCGAGGAAAGCCTCGGCGGCGAACGGGTCGCTCGCGCGCTCATGCTCGAAGGCACCCTTCCGGGCGGCCCGGTTCAGGTGGTCGAGCCGCTTTCGCGGGGACTGCTTCTTCGTGGAACTCATGGCGGCCTCCATCGCGAGGCCGCCGTGCGCGTCGATGCGCGTCGGTCAGGCCCGGCGGGGTGTCTCGGATCGGACGGAAGGATCGCGCACCGCGGTCGTGCGGCGGCCGGGCTGCCTGTCGGCAGCACGCGGTTTCGAGCGCTCGTGGGGGGACATCGGATGCTCCTGGACGGTGGTGGCCTATTCGGCGGGGGCGATGTCGAACCCGTCGAAGTCGATCCGGCGGGCCGACGCCGAGACCTGGATGCCTGCCTTGGCCGGCGCGGCCCGCTCGCGAAGCCTCTCGGCCTGCCGCTCGGCCTCGATCATGGCGGCCCTGCCGAGGGCCACGAGCACCGCGGCCACGATCCGGGCGAACGCCTGCGCGGGGAAGGTCTCGGCGGCCATGGTCAGACGGCGGAAAATCTCGCCCACGTGCCGTGCCCGGTCCTCGGTGTCGGGCGGGGAAGTGACGAGACCCGACGGGACGGTGGCGTCGCCGACCTTGGATGGATCGCCATCGCCTCGGGGGCGGTCCTCGGTGGTGGCGGTGGAACTCTCGATCATGACGGCTGCCTCCGCGCAGGGGCAGCCGGGCGCGCTTCGGCGCCGGGTCAGCCCCGGGAGATGTCGGAAGGGCGCATGGGCGCCCGTGACGGGTCGCGCCCGAGCGGGGCTCGGACGAGGACGACCGGTTTTCGAAAGGTGGGGATCGGGATCATCGGGTGGTGTCCGTAAGGGGCCTCCCGGAGCGGCGCGACGAGGCGTGCGGCTATCTGCGTGAGGGGGAATCGGCGCGCACCGGCTCGGGTTTTCCCGTCCGGCTCGCCTGGCGTTTCATCGTCGCGAACATGGACTCTTAAGTGCGGGTAAAGCGTCGAAAATGCAAGTATTCTCGAAAGGGGATCTAGCGATCACTGTGGAAAACTCGTTCTCTCTTGTCGTCTGCAAGTGGACGCAAGTGGAAAGTAAATCGCGTAGCGATCCTGAAAACGATTCAATCGCAAGGACCTACCGGGTGTCGTTCGCCGGAGGACGCTCACGTGGTCGAGGCACTCCGCCGCGGGCAGTGGATCGCCGTTATCGACGATGATGGACCGTCCGATGTCCGCGCGCCCGACCAAGTGCGCACCCGAGGTTGTCTCGTAGCGCCTCGCCCATTGGATCTCCGCCTCGGGAGGGCGCGCGAACATGCCCACGCATGTCTCGGTCGATTCGTTCGTGGGAGCGTGGCGATCCCACCATGGTTCGGAAGCGCGGCTCGCGGCGTAGCGCGTAGTTTGTATCGTTACACGCTACGTCATACGGCGTGGCTGACGTTCGGTTTCCCGTGGGACGTCGGAGCCCTGGGTCGTCAAGCGACCAGCCGACGTAGGTTGGACCTGAGGGTCGACGAAACGACATGCGCCGGTTCGTCCCAAAGGTCCGCCAGGATCGGCACGACGCGCTCGGCGTCCCACGGCGAGAGGGGCTTGCCATCGGCCTGCCCGAAGGGTCCGTCCGTCTCGGGCAGGACGCGGTCCCTCGGCATGAGCGCCGCCAGCGTCCGGCCGTTCCGGGAGGCCAACATGGCCGGTCCGACGCTGAACCAGCATCCGAGGTCCATGGCGCGGAGAAGCTCCTTGGGCGAGCCCGAGTACCAGTGCATCACGGGCGTGCCCATGGCAGCCGCGCCGGCCACCTCGATCTCGTCGAGGACCTGGGACGCCGCCATCCGGGAGTGGAGGCTGACGATCCGGCCACCCTGGCTCGCGCAGGTCCCGAGGATCCTACGAAGGACCTCGCGCTGGAGGCCCATCGACGAGCGATGGTCCGGGGAGCCGTCGAGACCGACCTCGCCGACGTATCGGGTCCTGACCAGCGTCGCGCAGACGAGCCCGACCTCGTGGTGCCGTTCCCTCACCAGCTCGGGATGGAGGCCGACCGCGACGCGGATGCGGGCGACGTCGCCGACGTAGCGAAGGTTTCCCTCGAACGCCCTCGGGGTCGTCGTCACGGCGAGGACGTAGGTCCCGCGCCTGGCCACCTCCGCGATGACCTCGGCCGGTCTCGTGTACAGGTCGAGGTGGCAGTGGAAGTCGATCAAGCCAGTCCGACCGCGTGCATGAAGTCCCTGATCTCCAGCAACCCGCGTTCCGCGACCCTTCGATAGGGCTCAGGGTCCGGCACTTTCAGCGCCGAGATCGCGGGGCCGATCCAACGGCGCGCGCCGCGACGCCGTACCGTATCGATAGCCGCCAGGCATTGCATCACGTCGTCGTAGCGGCTGAACGCCTCCTGACTGAACGCCCCGGCCGGCTCGGGCTTCTTATATGACGGGGTGGTCATGTCCCCGGCCACGGATCCGGTGAACTTCAGGAAGGCCGACCTGCGCACGAGGCACGGCAGGCATTGCCCGCAATGCCGGTTGATCCGACCGCCGCGCCCGCAACTCATGGAGGACGGTGCGAGGCGGCTCAGGAGCGCCCCGTCGGAGCATTCCAGCATCATCTCGCCCTTGGTCTTGTGCCGGTAGTCATTCACGAGCCGCACCCTGATCCCGAGCTCACCGAGCAACGCCTGCATCGCGTCGAGGAAGCGGGGGTGTGTTGTGCGGGTGCTCAGGCTTCCCAGGCGCAGCGGCGTTAGGGGGACGTTGAGGGATATGAACCCGTTCTCCGGCACGTGGAGGTCGACGGTCCCGCCGTCCCTGTAGCGGTCGAGCGTCGTGGCGCCGAGGATGCCGAAGGCCAGGAAGGCGAGCGAGCGCGGCCGCTGCGAGATCTCGGGGTTGGGGGCGTCAGTCCTGGCGTTGTGGTTCAGCGACAGGACCCTGTCCTGAGCGCCGACCGCCTCGGCGAAGGTGTCCTGCTTCTCGCAATCCCCCTTCACCCGGTTGCTGACGAAGAGGGGGATTTCCCCGGCCGTATGGAGGTCGATGGCACCGATGAGGCTGTCGAGGCCGCCGGAGAGAAGCGACACGCACGTTTCCTGACGTCGGCCGACGGCATGGGCGGGCGGACGTGGCTGGATGCCGTCCCCCACGAACGACAACGTCCAGACGTCGCCGGTGAGGAAGCGCAGCATCGCCTGGACGGATGGGGCCAGCCGGTTCCAACGGTGCGGATCCGTGACCGCGACGGTCAGGTGGATCGGTCGCGTCCAACCATCCTCGCTCACCGCGGCCCGATTGACGTGACGGTCGGCGGCGATGGTCGCCATGGCGAGGGCCAGGAAGTCCCAGGCCTGTGGCGGGGGCGTCCTACCGAGCGCACGGTGGGTTTCCCGGATGACCTGGGTGCCGACGCTGCCGACCATTCCGGGTCGGTGCGGTTCGAGCAACGCGATCCGCGCGTCGAAATCGAGCCCGGCGGCTGGCACGTGATTGGGAAGGACGGCAATCCTCATTCCGCCCACTCCCCGTACACGTCGAACACCGCGGCGTTCACCTCGCGCGCGACGGCGTCGGACGTCGCCCTGTCGACGACGCGGCCCCGGGCCTCGAACGCGGTCATCTGCTCGCGATAGCTTTCGAGGACGAAGCCCCTGATCTCGAAGCGACGGTCGTTCAAGAGGACGGCGTTCCCCCTCGCTCCCCGCTGGAGGCTCGGACCGAGGTCGAGCATGATGTTGTCGAACACGTGATAGGCCAGCGTCCTGAGCCAGACCTCGCGCGTATGCTCGACCGGCATCGCGAAGGCGTCGATGTCGGGGTGTTCGCCCAGGACCTCGCCGAGGGCCTCGTTGACCGCGATGCGACCGGCCCCGTCGTCGAGCGTGGTGTCGTTCGCGCAGATCGCATCGACGAGCGCGTCGATGATGTCCTCGACCGGACCGCCGGCCAAAGTGGCCGGATCGAACCCGAGCTCCGCGGGGGTGATCGACCCGTCGGCGACCCGGCTCAGGACATCGTAGGCCCGCCCAGCCGAGGTCGCCGCCTGTCCCATACGGGCCGCGGCGGTCCGGGACCCGCGGTATCCCTTGCGGACGTAGCTTCCGAGACCGGCGCGAAGGCGGCCCTCGCTTCCCGTCTCGACGAAATCACGGACGGCCCGCCTGGCGTCGGAGAACCGACGGGGCAACGCCTGCCCGACCTGCGGTGGCGCCTGGACCGGTCGAGGCGGGACGGGTGGCGGCGGCTGGGGACCCGGTGCCGGGGCAGGGTTACCACCACCCCCCGGAGGTGGCGCCGCGGGCGGGGGCGGTCGCGGATGCGGCGCCCCCGGGACGTCGAGCATCTGCGGCACGAGGCCGACACCCTTGCCGGGGCCGCTGCTGGATCGTGATGTTCCCATCAGGCCACCGCCTTGGGCTTGCGGGCCATGATCTTGCGCATGGTCTCGGGAAGGTCGCTCCGCTCCTTCCACTCGGCCAGGACCTCCTCTCCCCATGCGGTCTCACGGATGCGGAGGACCACCGGGGGCTGCAACGACGAACTCTGCAGGTTGGACAGGAACACGACGAGGCGCTTGGCCTGATCCACGTCGCCGTCGGCTGCGAGCGCGAGGCCCCATAGGATCTCGGGGGTGCCCCACGCGCTCTCGGACGCCGCCCGTTCCAGTAGCTTGTCCATGACGAAGGTCCGCTCGTCGGGCACGAGCCGGCCGAACCGCTCCTTGAGGTCGGGCGTGCCGCGCATGCGTAGCGAGGCGATCTCGCCAAGGGCGTCCTGCGCTTCCTTCGAGACCCGGTCGTCGGCCGAGATCAGCGGAAGGCTTTCCCGTCCGACATGAAGGACGCCGCGAAGGTCGACGTCGGCCAGGGGAGGGTCGAGCCTGAGCCACTCGGTCACGAAGGCCTTGTCGGTCGACCATGGGTCGCTGCCGTCGCCCGGCAGGTCGCCCCCGCCACGCACCGTGCGCTCGACCGACAGGAGGTTCTCGGGCTTGCCGCTGACGGTCCGGGTGACGGACTGGACGAGGAAGTCGAAGGCCGCCGGCGTGGCACAGCGTTCGAAGAGCAGGATCTTCGCCAGGACGGCGTCGTCCATCGGGATCTCCTGGATGGCCGCGAGCTTCCGTCGGATCGAGAGGGTGTTCAGGAAGCGCTTGATCAGGCGCGGGTTGCCGGCGATCCGGCGCGAGGTGGCCATCTGCTTCGCGAGTCGGTCCGCGAGGGCGCACTCGGCCTTGAGCGTCGTGGGGCAATCCGCGATCGACCCCGTGACGAACTCGGCGTTGACCGCCACGCCCTTCCAGCTCTGGGCCAGCCGCGCGTTGACGGCGCGGCGAACCTCGGCCTTGGCCTCGTCCCCGAGCGACGAGTTCTCGACGAAGAGCAGCATCAGGTAGGCCCTGACCTCGTTCACGCCGAGCGGAGGGACGCGCAAAGGCACCTGGATGAGCTTGTCGAAGTAGCTGACGACGAGGTCGTCATCGAGCCTCGCCTCCTTGAAGTGGATGCGGACCGCCTCCTTGATCATCTTGTCGTCGGCCGCGATGACGAACGCGGTCCGCTCCATGAATAGAAAGAGGCGCATGGCCTCCAGCGTCCCGATCACCGTCGGGGGGAGGCAGCGGTCGAGGTCGTCGACGAACACCACCAAGGTGACGTCGAGATCGGTGAGCAGCTTCTGGAAGTGGTTGCGCAGGGCGTGGATCATCTCGGGAGGCGTCTCGGGCTTCTTCTTCGGCTTGAAGAAGCCCTTGCCCTCGTCCTTGTTGTCCTTGGCGAACTTCTTCGCTTCCTCGACGTCGTCCGAGGAGATGTCGCCGTCCGTGAGGTGTTCGTAGATCGCCTCTGCGCCCTTCAGAAGCGGGGTGACTGGCACGCCCATGGCGTAGCTGACGGCGGCCTCCGCGCCGAACCTGGTCCACCTGAACACGTTGATCCGCGAGACGAGGTCCTTGCCCCGGGCGAACAGGGTTTCGTCCCCCTTGGCCCGCTCCAGCAAGGCCCGGCCGATCTCCTCCATCAGCGCCGCCTTGGCATCGTCGTGGCCCTGATAGAGCCACGCGTTGAAGGTCAGGAAGACGAGCTTGTCGGGGTTCTTCTCGCGAAGGTCCGAGGAGATGAGCTTCACCATCGACGACTTGCCGACGCCCCAGCCACCCGAGATGCCGATGCTGAGAGGCTTGCCCCCGGCGTCCCGGATCATCTGACCGGCGAGGCCGGCCATCACGCGGAAATTGAGGAAATCCTGGTCGGTCTCGACGTCAGCCCACATTTCCCACCCGCCAAGCTTCTTGCTTGGCTTCTAAATGGGTTCGACCACACCATCGTGCAACCGATCCGACGGTCTGAATACAGGCCGGAGGTGCAGCGGACTGATTATGTCAGGCGACAGTCCTCGTGGTGACTTCCTTCGATCTTCGTCAGCCGTGCTCCGTCCCCGTCTCGCTGACGTCTGGTCGCCCGACGCATGCCCCGCCCGCGGTGACCACTCCTTCATCGGACCGGGCGCATGATGCCACCCATACGACGGGGCGGCCTTCATGGAATTCAGGGATCAGGTCAGGAAGATCGCCGACGGGCTCAGGGGCAAGGAGCGCGTCACCTACAAGGCCGTGCGTGGTCGGCTGAAGGCGGCGGGTGGCAAGTGCTCCTACACCACCCTCAAACCCGTCCTGGCCGAGTGGAAGGCCGACACCGAGTACATGGCGAGGATCGAGGGCGATCCCGACCTCCCGGAGTCCGTGCAGAAGGGACTCCTCGCCCTCGGTCACCTCATCCTGCGCGAGGGCGAGGAGAAGGCCCGCCGGAAGCTGTCCGAACAGGAGCGCAAACTCGCGCGCCAGGCCGAGTTCCTGCTCGAAGGCGATGACGAGCTTGCCCTGGCAGCCGACCGCATGGAGGAGGAGATCGTCGGCCTGCGCGAAGAGATCGTCCGGCTGCACGAGGCGCTGGCGCGGGCCCAAGGCGGGGCCGGAGCGCAGGCGGAGCCTACATCCCCGTCTTCGCGTCCGCTCGGTCTCGATCCCATCACCGCCGGCATCGCCGACCTCAAGGAGAAAAAAGCCAGGTCGGACGATCCCGACGCCCTGCTCGCCGAGGTCGGCACCGCCGTCCATGCCCTCCTCGTTGAGCGGGGCCCACTCACCGCCGGGCTGCTGCACTTCCACCTGCAGGGCGACCTAGGTCGCCGCGCCGAGCGGATGGAGATGCCCCTGGAGGCCGGCTGGCTCCGGCACTGGCTGCGCGGCTTCACCGGGCCGGCCGGCGGTCTCGTCGAGGGCAGGACTGGCTTCGACCTGGCGTCGCGCACCGCCGACCTGGGCGCCGCGTACCGGGACCGGGTACTCACCGAGGTCGCAGGCCTGCTGGACCGGGAGGGCTTCCCCATGGCCCTTTCGGTCATCGCCAAGCGCCTGTCGCCCCGGATCGGCCAGGAACTCCGCCTCACCGGTGGCCAGCTCGCCGAATGGATGGACGCCCGATCCGACCGCTTCAGGAAGACCGGCAAGGGCCGCTACTCGACCCACCCCGACAAGGGTTGAGGCACCTCGAAGCCGCCCGGTCCTCGCCCGAGGGGTCCGTCGACGCACCCGGGAACGCCATCGTCGTGCCCCTATTTCACCGGCATTCACTCCGGAGACAGACATGACGACCGACCCCTTGCATAAGTATCCCCGTCCCCCGTTCGAGGCCCAGCCCCAGGGCTTCCCCGGCAAGACCGGCAAGATGGCGCCCGAGCCCGATCACGGCGAGGAGACCTACAAGGGATCGGGCAAGCTCGACGGCAAGGCCGCGCTGATCACCGGCGGCGACAGCGGCATCGGACGCGCGGTCGCCATCGCCTTCGCCCGCGAGGGCGCAGACGTCGCCATCTCATACATGCCCGAGGAGCAGGCCGACGCCGAGGCGGTCCAGGCCTGGATCGAGAAGGCCGGACGGAAGGCGCTCCTCCTGCCCGGCGACCTCAAGGATCCGGCCTACGGTCGCGAGATCGTGGCACGCACCGCCGAGGCGTTCGGACGGCTCGACCTCCTCGTCAACAACGGCGCCTTCCAGCATCCCAACGAAGGGCTCGACGGCATCGAGGATGCGGTGTTCGAGGACCACTTCCGGACGAACGTCTTCGGGCCGTTCTACGTGACCAAGGCGGCCATGGAGCACATGAAGCCGGGCGCCTCGGTGATCTTCACCTCGTCGGTGAACTCCAAGCACCCGATGCCTTCGCTGCTCGCCTACAGCGCCACCAAGGGCGCCCTGAGCAACATGGTCCTTAGCCTTTCCCAGTTGCTCGCCGAGAAGGGCATCCGCGTGAACGGCGTGCTGCCGGGGCCGATCTGGACGCCGTTCATCCCCTCCGGCATGGATCAGGACTCGGTGAAGTCGTTTGGTTCGAAGGTGCCGTTCGGCCGCCCGGGCCAGCCGGCGGAGCTCGCCTCGGCCTACGTGATGCTGGCCTCCGACGAGAGCAGCTACACCTCCGGCGCGCTGGTCACCGTCGCGGGGGCGATGCCCGTTCTCTGAAGCCCAGGGCTCGCCGTTCCACCCGGCGAGCCCGCGAACACCCGAGGTCGGTTCAGGCCTCCTGCGTGGCCGGGGACCGGACGGGCAGCGTCCATCCGGGTCGGACGAAGTGGCAGGTGTAGCCATCCGGCCGGCGCTCCAGGTAGTCCTGATGCTCCGGCTCGGCCTCCCAGAACGGCCCTGCCGGCGCCACCTCGGTGACCACCTTCCCCGGCCACAGGCCGGAGGCGTCGACATCCGCGATGGTGTCCTCGGCGACCCGGCGCTGCCCATCGTCGACGAAGTAGATCGCGGACCGGTAGCTCAGGCCTCGGTCGTTGCCCTGACGGTTCGGGGTCGTCGGATCGTGGATCTGGAAGAAGAACTCCAGGATCCGCCGGAAGCTCGTACGCTCCGGGTCGTAGGTGATCTCGATGGCCTCGGCGTGGGTGCCGTGGTTCCGGTAGGTGGCGTTCGGCACGTCGCCGCCGGTGTACCCGACCCGTGTCGACACCACGCCCTCCC encodes:
- a CDS encoding AAA family ATPase, which gives rise to MSSTKKQSPRKRLDHLNRAARKGAFEHERASDPFAAEAFLEGEDEPTEAAPVTVTSPVHTLAKAALTAAMTRAQARRFATTRGLSVLIEAPTPAWVQPLRRAVSAMGSWTHCEARDAAAKPKLLASEGETALVELLAMGSRVAVVSWLPGRYVPRSYMDACDLRVSVGHPSAAVLRSVIRDATGTRPRRMPTSVQGLDYPDFLAAIRTGGTASAAVRRLEATAGARTMVAGGYDDAPPVEDLVGYGEAGAWARRVVASVRAWRRGEGPWPAGTLNACLASAPGLGKTTLMRSLARSCQIPVVTTSVASWFAGSGYLDDVLRRMQEDLLRASSSAPCILAFDEADALPTRAGGEDRHASYWMPILGSFLSFLDGLGLNGANASRIIVVAATNAPHRIDAALLRPGRFGGVIRIEPPDAVALAGILRQHLRDDLADADLDGVAAVGVGASGAEARSWVESARHAARLDGRAMTVEDLIRRAAPADGRSATAIWRRAAHEAGHAVCVHVGGGGTVQRISIVASGDTGGMTVSTPGEDAMVTPAGIETHVVGLLGGRAAEEALGLGVSSGSHVDLGEATTLVAARHVALGMAGTLVRRSSIERAAEVLERDPRIRAAAEEDLQRLYGVALALVHRHRPLVEAVARLLVERRVVDGAAFHRLADIHGHRSIAPRQGEPRHG
- the qatD gene encoding Qat anti-phage system TatD family nuclease QatD; translated protein: MIDFHCHLDLYTRPAEVIAEVARRGTYVLAVTTTPRAFEGNLRYVGDVARIRVAVGLHPELVRERHHEVGLVCATLVRTRYVGEVGLDGSPDHRSSMGLQREVLRRILGTCASQGGRIVSLHSRMAASQVLDEIEVAGAAAMGTPVMHWYSGSPKELLRAMDLGCWFSVGPAMLASRNGRTLAALMPRDRVLPETDGPFGQADGKPLSPWDAERVVPILADLWDEPAHVVSSTLRSNLRRLVA
- the qatC gene encoding Qat anti-phage system QueC-like protein QatC, whose product is MRIAVLPNHVPAAGLDFDARIALLEPHRPGMVGSVGTQVIRETHRALGRTPPPQAWDFLALAMATIAADRHVNRAAVSEDGWTRPIHLTVAVTDPHRWNRLAPSVQAMLRFLTGDVWTLSFVGDGIQPRPPAHAVGRRQETCVSLLSGGLDSLIGAIDLHTAGEIPLFVSNRVKGDCEKQDTFAEAVGAQDRVLSLNHNARTDAPNPEISQRPRSLAFLAFGILGATTLDRYRDGGTVDLHVPENGFISLNVPLTPLRLGSLSTRTTHPRFLDAMQALLGELGIRVRLVNDYRHKTKGEMMLECSDGALLSRLAPSSMSCGRGGRINRHCGQCLPCLVRRSAFLKFTGSVAGDMTTPSYKKPEPAGAFSQEAFSRYDDVMQCLAAIDTVRRRGARRWIGPAISALKVPDPEPYRRVAERGLLEIRDFMHAVGLA
- a CDS encoding P-loop NTPase fold protein, producing MWADVETDQDFLNFRVMAGLAGQMIRDAGGKPLSIGISGGWGVGKSSMVKLISSDLREKNPDKLVFLTFNAWLYQGHDDAKAALMEEIGRALLERAKGDETLFARGKDLVSRINVFRWTRFGAEAAVSYAMGVPVTPLLKGAEAIYEHLTDGDISSDDVEEAKKFAKDNKDEGKGFFKPKKKPETPPEMIHALRNHFQKLLTDLDVTLVVFVDDLDRCLPPTVIGTLEAMRLFLFMERTAFVIAADDKMIKEAVRIHFKEARLDDDLVVSYFDKLIQVPLRVPPLGVNEVRAYLMLLFVENSSLGDEAKAEVRRAVNARLAQSWKGVAVNAEFVTGSIADCPTTLKAECALADRLAKQMATSRRIAGNPRLIKRFLNTLSIRRKLAAIQEIPMDDAVLAKILLFERCATPAAFDFLVQSVTRTVSGKPENLLSVERTVRGGGDLPGDGSDPWSTDKAFVTEWLRLDPPLADVDLRGVLHVGRESLPLISADDRVSKEAQDALGEIASLRMRGTPDLKERFGRLVPDERTFVMDKLLERAASESAWGTPEILWGLALAADGDVDQAKRLVVFLSNLQSSSLQPPVVLRIRETAWGEEVLAEWKERSDLPETMRKIMARKPKAVA
- a CDS encoding DNA-binding protein, whose protein sequence is MEFRDQVRKIADGLRGKERVTYKAVRGRLKAAGGKCSYTTLKPVLAEWKADTEYMARIEGDPDLPESVQKGLLALGHLILREGEEKARRKLSEQERKLARQAEFLLEGDDELALAADRMEEEIVGLREEIVRLHEALARAQGGAGAQAEPTSPSSRPLGLDPITAGIADLKEKKARSDDPDALLAEVGTAVHALLVERGPLTAGLLHFHLQGDLGRRAERMEMPLEAGWLRHWLRGFTGPAGGLVEGRTGFDLASRTADLGAAYRDRVLTEVAGLLDREGFPMALSVIAKRLSPRIGQELRLTGGQLAEWMDARSDRFRKTGKGRYSTHPDKG
- a CDS encoding SDR family oxidoreductase; the encoded protein is MTTDPLHKYPRPPFEAQPQGFPGKTGKMAPEPDHGEETYKGSGKLDGKAALITGGDSGIGRAVAIAFAREGADVAISYMPEEQADAEAVQAWIEKAGRKALLLPGDLKDPAYGREIVARTAEAFGRLDLLVNNGAFQHPNEGLDGIEDAVFEDHFRTNVFGPFYVTKAAMEHMKPGASVIFTSSVNSKHPMPSLLAYSATKGALSNMVLSLSQLLAEKGIRVNGVLPGPIWTPFIPSGMDQDSVKSFGSKVPFGRPGQPAELASAYVMLASDESSYTSGALVTVAGAMPVL
- the msrA gene encoding peptide-methionine (S)-S-oxide reductase MsrA; this encodes MGTERAILAGGCFWGMQDLIRRREGVVSTRVGYTGGDVPNATYRNHGTHAEAIEITYDPERTSFRRILEFFFQIHDPTTPNRQGNDRGLSYRSAIYFVDDGQRRVAEDTIADVDASGLWPGKVVTEVAPAGPFWEAEPEHQDYLERRPDGYTCHFVRPGWTLPVRSPATQEA